One Chengkuizengella sediminis genomic window carries:
- a CDS encoding non-ribosomal peptide synthetase, translating to MLELNLLESSEEQLDESIKEVSLKDVAIIGISANLPMSSDQTKFWENLMNGKDCVHTFPKNRLKDIRPLVQKENNMQFYEGAYLEEIDKFDYKFFGLSPKEASLMNPNQRLFLETTWKTIEDAGYGGDKLKGSKTGVYVGYNADAFVDYKNFIAEVEPDALSMAIPGNLTSILASRISYLLDLKGPALCIDTACSSSLVAVHVACQAIQNGDCDQALVGSVNVNILPFDKNIKIGIESSDGRARTFDHQSDGTGTGEGSIALLLKPLSKAQQDKDHIYAVIKGSAVNQDGSSIGITAPNVLAQEEVIVQALQDADVNPETISYFEAHGTGTKLGDPIEIDAITRAYRKFTDQKQFCAIGAVKTNIGHLDNAAGIAGLLKAVLALHHAKIPPMLHFNQSNSEIDFISSPVFINSQLRKWEKTDYPRRAGVSAFGMSGTNCHVILEEENVFSEVIETEGQENLINQSINVFTLSAKSKTSLNSLIKQYKNFITREEYVNLNDLCYTANTGRGHYTYRLAMLITDVEDFKLKLNMLEKDSGINQDYKNVFYGEHKTKHSDKKKVEFTPSSDQREEKDLIETCIAYVHGEDIDWELFYDGQHRRKISLPTYCFENIRCWLELPAVENLQPEPQIKSKVEREVKIIGREIDELTEVEKTVAQAWGEILGFKEIDIHAPFYDLGGDSILALKIVNQISQKSNITVSVTDLLQHETIQKLAIYIQNSLDQQLEEREKIEIPKVESSEVYHLSSAQKRMYILHQLDGKQTNYNMPKAMIIKGQLNKAKFEEALRGLISHHESLRTSFEMADGEPVQRIHTHIDFNIDYQKAEKDEIDHLISSFIQPFDLSQSPLFRVSLIQVDEEEHLFLFDIHHIISDGTSMHIIVSDFIQYYEEKTMPNLRIQYKDYAHWQNEQIIQGKLKKEEQYWSNQFADEVPILNLPTDYVRPVMQSFDGDRIDFHWDKKMTEKVYQLAKETSSTVYMVMLAAFTTMLSKYSGQEDIIVGSPIAGRIHIDIEPIMGMFANTLALRNTPKSNKTFKVFLQEVKESALHAIDHQNYPIENVIDNLSIQRDTSRNPLFSVLFNMLNMEIQEMKLEHLSFHPYPIKNKASYADIMLNVIEEGDGFLLSTEYCTKLFKKETIQQMIDHLGLLVEQVVEQPEIKLGDIELLSEREVQDELNRFTETTMNYPLEKSVHALFEEQVEKTPDQIAVVFGDIKLSYTELNAKANQIAWYLKQNGVRTQSIVGIMVERSLDMIIGVLGILKAGAAYVPIDPDYPQERIQYLLQHSNTSVLLTQHRLQANLTNIESMVVCIEDVLHQQDLPTHNLELPYDPEQLIYVLYTSGSTGNPKGVMVKSHAFVNLLHWYTSEFHIHEQDKLLLMAPSSFDLAQKNLFSALIKGGQLHVYYPGLYDYNVMSDVVAHNGITLINCAPSAFYPLIDFNHDSQFVRLKSLRKVFLGGEPINMNKLQSWLFTNKEVELVNTYGPTECTDVSSYYRVNKQDYIKTNVPIGKAVYNTELYVMDKNLTLMPTGVAGELCIGGTGLAKGYFNADEITLEKFVENPYKLGEKVYRTGDLVKRLPDGNLEYLGRIDYQVKIRGMRIELEEIESRLLDHKDIEESIIVVKGEGTDKQLCAYVVCNKELNVTQLREYLSQSLPDFMIPAIFVQLEQMPLTPNGKVDRKALPEPDINNRVGVEYVAPTNELESQLVSLWEEGLGVEPVGIKDNFFELGGHSLFAVQIVSKLQKKLGIQLTLTDIFTNTSIEKLVKRIEELDERNYSPIPQVESKEVYSLSSAQKRMFVLQQLESSTSYNLPSVLRIKGNLERSRFEHVLKSLIKRHESLRTSFEMIEGEPVQRIHDEINLDITYKKVVRHEVDQVVSSFIQPFNLSQAPLFRVSLIQVDFEEYIFLFDMHHIISDGTSMNILIKDFVQLYEGNSLSELHIQYKDFAAWQIEQTSTDRMKIQKQYWLERFSDEIPVLNLPTDYIRPVMQSFEGDRVDFHWGKNITNKLTRLAKETDSTLYIVLLTAYTTLLSKYTGQEDIIVGSPVAGRAHPDIEPVMGMFVNTLAMRNAPEGHKTFKKLLEEVKMNVLCAIENESYPLEELIDSLNLQRDTSRNPLFSVLFNMLNVELREMNREGLNFTPYPIENKVAKFDLTLTVIEEAEELFLSMEYCTKLFKKETIERMVNHLEIFVRQILEQPKIRIRDIDILPKQEKHQLLVEFNNTSNEYPKGQMIHGLFEKQVEKTPNNIAVVYEDQQLTYRELNEKANQLARTLREKSIQSETIVGIMAERSIEMIIGIYAILKAGGAYLPIDPNYPEERIHFIIQDSGINTLLVQDEWMFNPTNDLDVVNLKDESIYHLDKNNLDNNAENSQLAYVIYTSGSTGNPKGVLVEHKSVINTLLGMQDAYPLIEKDTYLLKTTYTFDVSVTELFGYYLCGGKLAILKNGKEKDPYEILSSIEKYNVTHINFVPSMFNSLLSILNRENISMFNVLKYVFLAGEAVPSNIADDFYKLTSQVELKNIYGPTETTIYATKHEITHQVGVNVPIGRPLNNVQCYILDEYSNLCPVGVAGELHISGVGVARGYLNRSELTKKQFVENPYQPGGKLYKTGDLTRWLSDGSIEYLGRLDHQVKIRGFRIELGEIEHQLLQHSEINECLVTVKEGEAGDKTLCAYLICNRKMNMKELREYASTSLPDYMIPTYFIQLEEMPLTSSGKIDRKSLQEPEVILNSDIEYLAPRNDLENQLVYLWETILGIEGIGIQHNFFELGGHSLKALQFISMMHKEMKILMSLNELFMNPTIEQLSRRIQQLDKSEFVSIPQAESKELYPLSPSQKQLFVLQQLDVNNTSYNIPSVMVMKGVLNRTKFEEAVHELVLRHESLRTTFEMKDEEPVQRVHDQINYEINFRSLVEIELNEFMSELIKPFRLSEGPLFRVVLIEKHKEEHLFFIDMHHIIADGVSINILVKDFIKLYQKTTLPELRIQYKDYAVWKNEQFNTTHMNAQEKFWLERYKGEIPILNLPTDFERPKLQSFEGDQIKFKLEKEVVEQLREVLQTSESTMFMLLLTIYNVLLYKITGQEDIIVGTPVAGRAHADLNQVMGAFVNTLAMRNFPKGDKTIRSLLSEVKEESITAFSNQEYPFEKLVEELDMDRDLSRNPLFDTMFVFQNFDQEKLIMNDIEIEPSELQTTISKFDLMLVVNEEDDKLSFNVEYATQLFTKATIQKIFKHYEHLLNNITQNLDIKIDEIEGDFHSRKEKIKTDIYEAPFQF from the coding sequence ATGCTAGAGTTAAACTTACTAGAATCTAGTGAAGAGCAGCTAGACGAAAGTATTAAAGAGGTTTCCTTAAAGGATGTTGCCATCATAGGTATTTCAGCAAATTTACCTATGTCATCTGATCAAACAAAATTTTGGGAAAATTTAATGAATGGAAAAGATTGTGTCCATACCTTTCCCAAAAATCGATTGAAAGATATTCGCCCCTTAGTTCAAAAGGAAAATAATATGCAGTTTTATGAAGGTGCATATCTTGAGGAAATAGATAAATTTGATTATAAATTTTTTGGACTGTCTCCAAAAGAAGCAAGTTTAATGAATCCAAATCAACGTTTATTTTTAGAAACTACTTGGAAAACGATTGAAGATGCAGGATATGGAGGAGATAAGTTAAAAGGTAGCAAAACAGGAGTGTATGTGGGTTATAATGCAGATGCTTTTGTTGATTATAAAAACTTCATTGCTGAAGTTGAACCAGATGCTCTGTCTATGGCGATACCAGGGAATTTAACTTCTATTCTTGCAAGTAGAATTTCATATTTACTAGATTTAAAGGGTCCAGCTCTTTGTATTGATACGGCTTGTTCTTCTTCTTTGGTTGCTGTCCATGTTGCTTGCCAAGCGATTCAAAACGGCGATTGTGATCAGGCACTTGTAGGGAGTGTCAATGTAAATATTCTACCATTTGATAAAAATATTAAAATTGGGATAGAGTCCTCTGATGGAAGAGCTAGAACTTTTGATCATCAATCTGATGGTACGGGAACTGGTGAAGGTTCAATTGCATTATTGCTAAAACCATTAAGTAAAGCACAACAGGATAAGGATCATATCTATGCGGTGATAAAAGGTAGTGCAGTAAATCAGGATGGTAGCTCCATAGGCATTACAGCACCTAATGTCTTAGCCCAAGAAGAAGTTATAGTACAAGCTTTGCAGGATGCAGATGTTAATCCAGAAACGATTTCATATTTTGAGGCTCATGGAACTGGAACGAAATTAGGAGATCCAATTGAAATAGACGCAATAACAAGAGCCTATAGAAAATTCACAGATCAAAAACAGTTTTGTGCAATAGGTGCAGTAAAAACAAATATTGGCCATTTAGATAATGCAGCCGGTATAGCAGGGTTATTGAAAGCGGTTTTAGCTCTTCATCATGCCAAAATTCCACCAATGTTACATTTTAATCAATCTAACTCAGAAATTGATTTTATATCATCTCCTGTATTCATAAATAGTCAATTAAGAAAATGGGAGAAAACAGACTACCCTAGAAGAGCTGGTGTAAGTGCTTTCGGAATGAGTGGGACGAATTGTCACGTTATTTTAGAAGAGGAAAATGTATTTTCAGAAGTGATCGAAACGGAAGGTCAAGAAAACTTAATTAATCAATCTATAAATGTGTTTACATTATCTGCTAAAAGTAAAACTTCATTAAATAGTTTAATAAAACAATATAAAAATTTTATTACTAGAGAAGAATATGTGAATCTGAATGATCTATGTTATACAGCCAATACTGGTCGTGGACATTATACATATCGATTAGCAATGTTAATTACTGATGTAGAAGATTTTAAATTGAAATTAAATATGCTTGAAAAAGATAGCGGGATTAATCAAGATTATAAAAATGTATTTTATGGTGAACATAAAACAAAACATAGTGATAAAAAGAAAGTAGAATTCACTCCTTCATCTGATCAAAGAGAAGAAAAGGATTTAATAGAGACATGTATAGCATATGTACATGGAGAAGACATTGATTGGGAGTTGTTTTACGATGGTCAACATAGAAGAAAAATCAGCTTACCAACTTATTGTTTTGAAAATATTAGGTGTTGGTTAGAGCTGCCAGCAGTAGAAAATTTACAGCCAGAACCGCAGATTAAAAGCAAAGTAGAGAGAGAAGTTAAAATAATAGGAAGAGAAATAGACGAGTTAACTGAGGTAGAAAAAACGGTGGCGCAGGCATGGGGAGAAATTTTAGGTTTTAAAGAGATAGATATTCATGCTCCTTTTTATGATTTAGGAGGAGATTCAATCTTAGCCTTAAAAATAGTAAATCAAATCAGTCAGAAAAGTAACATTACAGTTAGCGTAACTGATTTGCTTCAACATGAAACAATACAAAAATTAGCGATATACATTCAAAATTCATTAGATCAACAATTAGAGGAAAGAGAAAAGATTGAAATCCCCAAAGTTGAATCTAGTGAAGTTTATCACTTATCTTCCGCTCAAAAAAGAATGTATATTTTACACCAGTTGGATGGTAAACAAACAAACTATAATATGCCTAAAGCAATGATCATAAAGGGTCAGTTAAATAAAGCAAAATTCGAAGAGGCTTTAAGAGGTTTAATTTCACATCATGAAAGTTTACGAACCTCATTTGAAATGGCTGATGGAGAACCAGTACAACGTATTCATACGCATATTGACTTCAATATAGATTATCAAAAAGCTGAGAAAGATGAAATTGATCATTTGATTTCTAGTTTTATTCAACCATTTGATTTAAGTCAGTCACCTTTGTTTAGAGTGAGTCTTATCCAGGTAGATGAAGAAGAACATCTTTTTCTATTTGATATTCATCATATTATTTCAGATGGTACATCCATGCATATCATAGTATCAGATTTCATTCAGTATTATGAAGAAAAAACAATGCCTAATCTCAGAATTCAATATAAGGATTATGCTCATTGGCAAAATGAACAAATAATTCAGGGCAAGTTAAAAAAAGAAGAACAATATTGGTCAAATCAATTTGCTGATGAGGTGCCGATATTAAATTTACCAACGGATTATGTAAGACCTGTGATGCAAAGTTTTGATGGAGATCGCATTGATTTCCATTGGGATAAAAAGATGACTGAAAAGGTTTATCAGCTTGCAAAGGAGACAAGTAGCACGGTTTATATGGTAATGTTAGCTGCTTTTACAACGATGCTATCTAAATATTCTGGTCAGGAAGATATAATAGTTGGCTCCCCAATAGCTGGTAGAATTCACATAGATATTGAACCTATTATGGGAATGTTTGCAAATACATTAGCGCTGCGAAATACTCCAAAAAGTAATAAGACATTTAAAGTTTTTTTACAAGAAGTAAAAGAAAGTGCACTTCATGCTATTGATCATCAGAACTATCCAATCGAAAATGTGATTGATAATTTATCTATACAGCGAGATACAAGTAGAAACCCGTTGTTTAGTGTTTTGTTCAACATGTTAAATATGGAGATACAGGAAATGAAATTAGAACACTTAAGTTTTCATCCTTATCCTATTAAAAATAAAGCATCTTATGCAGATATCATGTTGAATGTAATTGAAGAAGGAGATGGGTTTCTTCTCAGTACAGAATATTGTACAAAGTTATTTAAGAAAGAAACAATTCAACAAATGATTGATCACTTAGGATTATTAGTTGAACAAGTTGTTGAACAACCTGAAATCAAGCTTGGTGATATTGAATTACTATCTGAAAGAGAAGTACAAGATGAATTAAATAGATTTACTGAAACAACCATGAACTATCCACTGGAAAAGTCAGTTCATGCACTTTTTGAAGAACAAGTTGAAAAAACACCTGATCAAATAGCTGTAGTTTTTGGTGATATAAAGTTGTCCTATACTGAGCTTAATGCTAAAGCAAATCAAATTGCTTGGTATTTGAAACAAAATGGTGTGCGGACACAATCCATTGTTGGAATAATGGTAGAACGATCTCTGGATATGATCATAGGAGTATTAGGCATTTTAAAAGCCGGGGCAGCTTATGTTCCGATTGATCCAGATTACCCACAGGAACGAATTCAATACTTGTTACAACATTCCAATACGTCGGTACTACTGACACAACACCGTCTGCAAGCTAATCTAACGAATATTGAATCTATGGTTGTATGTATTGAAGATGTATTACACCAACAAGATTTACCAACACACAATTTAGAGTTGCCATATGATCCTGAACAGTTGATTTATGTGTTGTACACGTCAGGTTCTACAGGTAATCCAAAAGGGGTAATGGTAAAGTCCCATGCATTTGTAAATTTACTTCATTGGTATACATCTGAATTCCATATCCATGAACAAGATAAGTTATTGCTAATGGCACCATCCAGTTTTGACCTGGCACAAAAGAACTTGTTCAGTGCCTTGATTAAGGGTGGACAATTACATGTCTACTATCCAGGTTTGTATGATTATAATGTTATGTCGGACGTAGTTGCTCACAATGGGATTACCTTAATCAACTGTGCACCAAGTGCATTTTATCCTTTGATTGATTTTAATCATGATTCTCAGTTTGTTCGATTAAAAAGTCTAAGAAAAGTGTTTTTAGGTGGAGAGCCGATTAATATGAATAAACTACAGTCATGGCTATTCACAAATAAAGAGGTTGAATTGGTTAATACTTATGGACCAACGGAATGTACAGATGTATCTTCTTATTATCGTGTAAACAAACAAGATTATATCAAAACGAATGTACCTATTGGTAAAGCTGTTTATAATACAGAGTTATATGTCATGGATAAAAATTTAACTTTAATGCCGACTGGTGTTGCTGGAGAATTGTGTATAGGTGGAACAGGTTTAGCAAAAGGGTATTTTAACGCAGATGAAATAACATTGGAAAAATTTGTGGAAAACCCTTATAAATTAGGGGAGAAAGTATATCGTACGGGTGATTTAGTGAAAAGGTTACCTGATGGTAATCTTGAATATTTAGGTCGCATCGATTACCAAGTGAAAATCAGAGGCATGCGAATTGAATTAGAAGAGATTGAAAGTCGTCTTTTAGATCATAAAGACATCGAGGAATCGATCATCGTTGTAAAAGGAGAGGGAACGGATAAACAACTATGTGCTTATGTAGTATGTAATAAAGAATTAAATGTCACCCAATTAAGAGAATATTTATCGCAAAGTTTACCTGATTTTATGATCCCGGCCATTTTTGTTCAACTTGAACAAATGCCCTTAACTCCGAATGGAAAAGTTGATCGAAAGGCACTGCCTGAACCGGATATTAATAATAGAGTTGGTGTGGAATATGTTGCACCAACAAATGAACTAGAAAGTCAGCTTGTTTCCTTATGGGAAGAAGGACTTGGAGTGGAACCGGTTGGTATTAAAGATAATTTCTTTGAATTAGGCGGACATTCCTTATTTGCAGTACAGATCGTATCTAAGTTGCAAAAAAAATTAGGAATACAACTTACTCTAACGGATATCTTTACAAATACCTCAATTGAAAAGTTGGTTAAGAGAATAGAGGAATTAGATGAGAGAAATTATTCACCAATCCCTCAGGTTGAATCTAAAGAAGTTTATTCGCTATCGTCTGCACAAAAAAGGATGTTTGTACTACAACAATTAGAAAGCTCGACAAGTTATAATTTGCCTTCTGTTTTGAGAATCAAGGGGAATTTAGAGCGGAGTCGATTTGAGCATGTTTTGAAATCCCTAATAAAACGTCATGAAAGTTTGAGGACATCATTTGAAATGATCGAGGGAGAACCAGTACAACGTATTCATGATGAAATTAATTTAGATATTACTTATAAGAAAGTAGTGAGACATGAAGTAGATCAAGTGGTTTCATCATTTATTCAACCTTTTAATTTAAGTCAAGCACCATTGTTTCGAGTAAGCCTTATACAAGTTGATTTTGAGGAATATATTTTCTTATTCGATATGCACCATATTATCTCAGACGGTACTTCCATGAACATACTTATTAAGGACTTTGTTCAACTATATGAAGGAAATAGTCTTTCTGAGTTACACATTCAATATAAAGATTTTGCTGCATGGCAAATTGAACAGACGTCAACAGATAGAATGAAGATACAGAAACAGTATTGGTTGGAGCGTTTTTCTGATGAAATTCCTGTACTTAACTTACCTACGGATTATATAAGACCTGTAATGCAAAGTTTTGAAGGGGACCGTGTTGATTTTCATTGGGGTAAAAATATTACTAACAAACTTACGCGATTAGCGAAAGAAACAGATTCTACCTTATACATTGTATTGTTAACGGCTTACACAACACTTTTATCTAAATATACAGGTCAGGAAGATATTATTGTAGGTTCTCCAGTTGCAGGAAGAGCTCATCCAGATATAGAGCCCGTAATGGGAATGTTTGTTAATACCTTAGCTATGCGAAATGCACCAGAAGGTCACAAAACATTTAAAAAACTTTTAGAAGAAGTAAAAATGAATGTGCTTTGTGCAATTGAAAATGAAAGTTATCCATTAGAAGAGTTAATTGATTCTCTGAACTTACAAAGAGATACAAGCCGAAACCCATTGTTTAGTGTTTTATTCAATATGTTAAATGTGGAATTACGTGAAATGAATCGTGAGGGTTTAAATTTTACTCCGTATCCTATTGAGAATAAAGTTGCCAAATTTGACCTTACATTGACAGTGATAGAAGAAGCTGAAGAACTTTTCTTGAGTATGGAATATTGTACAAAGTTATTTAAAAAAGAAACAATTGAACGGATGGTTAATCATCTTGAAATATTTGTGAGACAAATTTTAGAACAACCTAAAATTAGAATTAGAGACATTGATATTCTACCTAAACAAGAAAAGCATCAGTTGTTAGTCGAGTTTAACAATACATCAAATGAATATCCAAAGGGGCAAATGATACATGGGTTATTTGAGAAGCAAGTAGAGAAAACACCAAATAATATTGCTGTGGTATATGAAGATCAACAGTTGACTTATAGAGAATTAAATGAAAAAGCGAATCAACTCGCACGAACATTAAGAGAAAAATCGATTCAATCAGAGACTATTGTTGGAATCATGGCAGAAAGATCAATAGAAATGATCATAGGTATTTATGCAATCCTCAAAGCTGGAGGTGCCTATTTACCTATTGATCCAAATTATCCTGAGGAAAGAATACACTTCATCATACAGGACAGTGGAATTAATACACTGTTAGTTCAAGATGAGTGGATGTTCAATCCAACGAATGATTTAGACGTTGTGAACTTAAAAGATGAAAGCATATATCACTTGGATAAGAATAATTTGGACAATAATGCAGAAAATAGCCAATTAGCGTATGTCATTTATACTTCTGGATCAACAGGAAATCCAAAGGGAGTTCTGGTAGAACACAAAAGTGTGATAAATACACTGTTAGGTATGCAGGATGCATATCCATTAATTGAAAAAGATACCTATTTATTGAAAACAACATATACATTTGATGTATCGGTTACAGAGTTGTTTGGATACTACCTGTGTGGTGGTAAACTAGCCATATTAAAAAATGGTAAGGAAAAAGATCCTTATGAAATTTTAAGTAGTATTGAAAAATATAATGTAACTCATATTAATTTTGTACCTTCTATGTTTAATAGTCTACTCAGTATATTAAATCGAGAAAATATCAGTATGTTCAATGTATTAAAGTATGTATTTTTAGCAGGTGAAGCCGTCCCAAGTAACATAGCAGATGATTTCTATAAACTAACTAGCCAGGTAGAACTTAAAAATATTTATGGTCCCACGGAAACGACGATCTATGCAACCAAACATGAAATCACGCATCAGGTAGGCGTTAACGTACCCATAGGTAGACCTTTAAACAATGTACAATGTTACATTTTGGATGAATATTCAAATTTATGTCCTGTTGGTGTTGCTGGAGAATTACACATCTCAGGAGTGGGAGTAGCTAGAGGTTACTTAAATCGCTCTGAATTAACAAAAAAACAATTTGTGGAGAATCCTTATCAACCAGGAGGGAAATTGTACAAAACAGGTGATTTAACTCGTTGGTTATCTGATGGAAGTATTGAATATTTGGGAAGATTAGATCACCAGGTGAAAATCCGAGGATTCCGTATTGAGTTGGGGGAGATAGAACATCAGCTATTACAACATTCAGAGATTAATGAGTGTTTAGTCACTGTAAAAGAAGGTGAAGCGGGAGACAAAACCTTATGTGCTTACTTAATTTGTAACCGAAAAATGAATATGAAGGAATTAAGAGAATATGCATCAACCTCTTTGCCTGATTATATGATTCCAACCTATTTTATACAATTAGAAGAAATGCCATTAACTTCAAGTGGAAAAATAGATCGGAAATCCTTGCAAGAACCTGAGGTCATCCTGAATTCAGACATAGAGTATCTAGCTCCAAGGAATGATTTAGAAAATCAGCTTGTATATTTATGGGAAACAATACTTGGGATAGAAGGGATAGGCATTCAACATAACTTTTTTGAGTTAGGTGGACATTCTTTAAAAGCTCTTCAGTTCATTTCGATGATGCATAAAGAGATGAAAATTTTAATGAGTTTAAATGAACTATTTATGAATCCTACCATAGAACAGTTAAGCAGACGAATTCAACAATTAGATAAGAGTGAGTTTGTTTCAATTCCACAGGCTGAATCAAAAGAATTGTATCCTTTATCACCGTCTCAAAAACAACTTTTTGTGTTGCAGCAACTTGATGTCAACAATACAAGTTATAACATTCCTTCAGTAATGGTGATGAAAGGTGTGTTAAATCGAACTAAATTTGAGGAAGCTGTTCATGAACTTGTTCTTCGTCACGAAAGTTTGAGAACTACATTTGAGATGAAAGATGAGGAACCAGTTCAGCGTGTACATGATCAAATAAATTATGAGATTAATTTTAGATCATTAGTAGAAATAGAATTGAATGAATTCATGTCTGAGCTGATAAAACCATTTCGTTTAAGTGAAGGTCCATTATTTCGAGTCGTTCTCATTGAGAAACATAAAGAAGAACATCTCTTTTTCATTGATATGCATCACATTATCGCAGATGGTGTTTCTATCAATATATTAGTTAAGGATTTTATCAAGTTATATCAGAAAACAACTCTACCAGAGCTGCGAATCCAGTATAAAGACTACGCAGTATGGAAAAATGAACAATTTAATACAACCCATATGAATGCCCAGGAAAAGTTTTGGTTGGAACGTTATAAAGGAGAAATACCTATACTGAATTTGCCAACAGATTTTGAAAGACCTAAATTGCAAAGTTTTGAAGGAGATCAAATTAAGTTTAAATTAGAAAAAGAAGTAGTTGAACAATTGAGAGAAGTTTTACAAACGTCAGAAAGCACGATGTTTATGTTACTTCTAACCATTTACAATGTTTTATTGTATAAAATTACTGGACAGGAAGATATCATTGTAGGAACTCCTGTTGCGGGTAGAGCACATGCTGACCTTAATCAAGTGATGGGTGCCTTTGTAAATACTTTAGCCATGCGAAATTTTCCTAAAGGGGATAAAACAATCAGAAGTCTATTATCTGAAGTGAAAGAAGAGTCCATTACTGCTTTCTCCAACCAAGAGTATCCTTTTGAAAAGTTAGTTGAGGAATTAGATATGGATCGTGATTTAAGTCGCAATCCTTTGTTTGATACGATGTTTGTATTTCAAAATTTTGATCAAGAAAAATTAATTATGAATGATATCGAAATTGAACCCTCTGAACTACAAACAACGATTTCAAAATTTGATTTGATGTTGGTAGTAAATGAGGAAGATGATAAATTATCTTTCAATGTGGAATATGCAACACAGCTTTTTACAAAAGCAACTATACAGAAAATATTTAAACATTATGAACATCTACTTAACAACATTACTCAAAATTTAGACATCAAAATAGATGAGATTGAGGGGGACTTTCATTCTAGAAAAGAGAAAATTAAAACAGATATATATGAAGCCCCATTTCAATTTTAA
- a CDS encoding CPBP family intramembrane glutamic endopeptidase: MENGTNKREKFYQMLGILVIYIALYSVIILSVEYFYYEKLNISFLESFINENFGPLFLILHDVIALPIYFIIIYFMHKKSLFQISQFVKIKKKTAALCLLLGVSMGTWVMSITQIPYIKDSFPIFQTLFKFLLSGNAILVIFFVALHAIYKEIFFRGMIFNQLRSVLWLPLAIVINGLIYGYLFFQWDIILTIYGMLGAIIFNLVFIWYESIWATIAIEFSLFATYFILREMNYEYGWTSITLIFVSSIVLIGTMVALWKQRQSTSTRQIETEAATPST; encoded by the coding sequence TTGGAAAACGGAACGAATAAAAGAGAAAAATTTTATCAAATGCTTGGTATATTGGTGATTTATATTGCCTTATATAGCGTAATTATTTTGTCTGTTGAATATTTTTATTATGAAAAATTAAATATTTCATTTTTAGAGTCTTTTATAAATGAAAATTTTGGTCCTTTATTTCTAATATTACATGATGTTATTGCTTTGCCAATTTACTTTATAATCATTTATTTTATGCATAAAAAAAGTTTATTTCAAATTAGTCAGTTTGTAAAAATTAAGAAAAAAACGGCAGCCCTTTGTTTATTATTAGGAGTAAGCATGGGAACTTGGGTGATGTCTATTACTCAAATTCCATACATAAAAGATTCATTTCCGATATTCCAAACATTATTTAAATTCTTATTATCCGGTAATGCAATTTTAGTTATTTTCTTTGTTGCACTGCATGCGATTTATAAAGAAATATTTTTTAGAGGCATGATCTTTAATCAATTAAGAAGTGTATTATGGTTACCTTTAGCTATTGTCATTAATGGTTTAATATACGGTTATTTATTTTTTCAATGGGATATTATACTTACAATTTACGGAATGTTAGGCGCTATTATTTTTAATTTGGTTTTCATCTGGTATGAATCAATTTGGGCAACGATTGCTATTGAATTTAGTTTATTCGCAACTTATTTCATTTTAAGAGAGATGAACTACGAATATGGTTGGACTTCTATCACGCTTATTTTTGTCAGTTCAATTGTATTAATTGGAACGATGGTTGCACTATGGAAGCAAAGACAGTCAACTTCAACGAGGCAAATTGAAACAGAAGCAGCAACTCCATCTACTTAA